TGTGCCTGAAGTCACCTCCTCCTAATAATTACATACATCATGCAATGTCCCAAAACTTATATGGATTACTTCTGTCCTTCCATATTATAGAAACAATTCACAGTAAAAGTAAACTCTTTTTAATATAATGCAATCAATACTCAGTATGCGCGTGTGGGTCTGCTTTTGGAGGGATCCAATGGAAAAAGGAGGCTATAATTAATGGGAAACCTCCTTAAGCCAGAGGGAATGGTTCTCTAATTTGACTGCAAGCTAGTAGAGGCATCATGTGAACTTTTCAGTGGGAAAGTGTAGGGAAGCATTTAAAGCAAAGGTCTTGCCATCTGAACTATGGAGTCTGAACTACTAGTCACCTTCCCATGCTACACCTAAAATCTCAACAAGTTCATTGGATTTATAAAATGCTACGCACATGAGGGATGCAATGATGCTGCTACTTTTACTCCCATGTATGCTTTTTCACAAAAAGGGGGTAAAAAAAAGAGTAGATGAGCAACTTTTAGACTATCTTTGTCATGAGAACATGTGATGAGCATTCAAGGATGTTCTAATTGTTAATTTGATTGCTTAAATGTAGACTGACCTCATGATGAGGAGCTGCAGTAGTGGTTTTTCTTGGTAGCAGTTTGATGAAGGTGTTAATGATCAGGTGATCAAATGTCATGTTGTGGAAAGTCCATCTTCTCAAATAAATGGTAGCTTAATTAGTCAACCAGGAGGAAGGGAATGCTCATTATTCTTTAAGAGAATGCTCATGATGCATCATGCCTCAGAAGATTCATTTTCTTTATTTGATACTTGTCCTAATCAGTCTAACCACAAAAGAAAGGGATGTTGATCTTGACTTCAATTTGGCACAGATTCCCCTGGAATGTTAGTTGGCTTGACTGACCTCAAGATGAGGAAACTTATAGCTGTATATCTGTCCTAATAATAATTGCAGGAGTCACAAGAGACCACATACATCTGAAGTACTATGAAGTAAATTACCATGGCTATAGTGCATAATGGTCCTACAAATGAAAGGACAAAAAAAATGAGTCTTTCAAATACTAGCAAACTAGAAAGAGAACGCTCTAACAGCTAGTCAATATCCTACTTGATAGAACAAAGATTCTGATTGCTCCTAATTTGTCTCACATTTGATGTCCATGGTGACTGATCAAAGGTCACTGTCAAATTAATTAAGAATATCTTCCATTTTTAATGGAGCCAAAGGGATGCTATAGTTTATGAAAGGCTTGTTACAAGAATTCAGAAGGTGGACAAATGTGATAAGTCCTCAGCTAATAGCTATCCCATCTGCAAGAACAGGAAAAGCAACACCAAAAGATGGGTTAATGGGGACATAGTGGGGAGCTCAGCAATTCTTTTCCATGGTAGGTGGGATGGCAAATAAGAAGTTGACATGAAAAGAAAGCATGAAAGCATGGAGAGTCTGGTGGCTTTTAGCACCTTTTTCAGCATACCAAATCCCTAACAGTATTTCCAGAGTATGTTTAGTGATGCAAAAGCCCAAATCATTAGAGGTATTCAACTCTTGGGACAACATGCTATGGGATTGGAACCAGAAGAGcactttgaatttaaatcaacatAGTGATGCTTAATTCTGAATTTGGGGCTTGTTTGTCGATAACTTCTAGATTTGTAGAACTACCAGGCACAATAACATCTATTTTGTTGAATTATTGCGAATCCCTGAGTTTTTATTGCTTGTCAATGAAATCCAATAAAAAGAACTTCCAAAGGAATGAGGTAACTCAAATCGAATTTTCAAGGGTAcatcaatgaaaaataaatttcacATGTAACTTTGTGTATACTTTGCATCAGTAAAACTATTTTTTCCATtgagattaaaaatatatatgcatggcATTGCTTGCGATGATAGTTAATCTGAATGTTGCTTGTTAATTGATAATTTATAAATACCTTATGAACGTAGAACCAAATTTGATAACTAATCTAAGAGATTATATTATTAGTCGAGGGAAACATTGGCAAAGTGAATGTTATTAACTGCAATATGATATATTACAACTGAAAATTATAATAGTTACTTCACCTATATGTGATCGCATGCATGAGACGAAGGCTCTAATATTTGAATAAGGACATGTGATTATGTACATATGCTATTAGTTTATGGTGTGGTCATGGGAGAGGCAAAAATGATTGTGAAAATAGTGGTTCCTTCATAACTTCATTGTCTTCAATAATTCTACATTTAGATGGTAGCTCCCAACGACCTCCTCCCTTTTCCATGTGAAATGTATAGTTTCTTGTGTTCTTTATTCCTAACCTCTCTACTTAACAGGGTAGTTGAAGTCCGCCAATGGGTTTGCTAGTTATAAAGATTTCTTGGCTACCATCTTTTATGGTTGGACTTTTCTCTTCTCAACAGTAAAGCTAAAAAGAGCTGGTTTTATGTAGAGGATGTGCACCTCCTCTTGGTATGATGAGCTATGGGaaaattaaaatctttgtttCATCTCTTGGCAGGAAGAAACCATGACTAAGATGTGGTCCCTTCAGGTACTGTCACACCAAGAGCTTAGTCCTTGTTTACATTCTATGAGACGTGTACACTGGCCCACATCCCATGAAGCTTATTTTTAAAATGGTCTGATCGTTTTAACTTTTTGGCATCTGATCTACTATTGCAATAGACTAACTTCATTAGTTTCAAAACTAGTCTAGTACTATTATTATTGATTTCGTCTCTATAATCATCCTATGGTTGAAATAGAATTCTCTTTTCTCCTGGCTACAAATAACCAGATTGCTCGTAAATGAAGTCTTCTTTTCAACAAAAAATGCCCAACCTCAAGCCACTTTACAAAATTtggctaataaattttttgaatccaATAATAATCAGGTTGCAAGCATATATAAACCTAAGCATAAAATGCAGCAAATCTTGAAGAAATACCTTCTCAGATATACTTGAAAATAACAAAATATTGATGTCATATTTCACTGTCTACTGATATCACAAGACTAAGGTATTTAATGAGCACATTACttttcattaagattttacaCATATACAGGGAAACTAATAGTATAGTTGATTAGATGGCATCTTGTGTGGCTAATTATGATTACACTATcttatgttatattattattaaatattttatttattgattcttataaatatatttattatcgtATGATCTAATttatctaatttatcaaaaaaatgaaATACCAAGATAGCAAAGTCACGAAGAaatctctcacaaaaaaaaaaaaaaaaaagccggtACGTTATATTTGACAGTTAGGTACCATTTATGAATGATGGATCCAGCAGAAAGGTTACCCATGATCTATGTTGTGTGATATTTCAAAGGTTGGAAAAGCGAGATCGCAGTATAAATAATTCATATGACGTGTCATGTGATTATTGGTGTTTAACTATGGTGCCTAAAGTGTGTGTCATAGCCGATGAGATCCACAGTCCCCACTTTATGAGATCCAAAGACCAGGACGTTACCGAAAGATTCCGCCGATCCCGGCAGGGTCGGATCAGTGAACCTCTATGCCTCCGCGTCCCCTAAACGCACCATTCAGCATCGCGCTCGTCGTGACATGTCCATTTTCGGTCGGACCCGCATCTCGTGAATGATGTGTGAGGATGGGTGCGCCAGAATGGGTCTCGCAATAATTTTTCCATTTCGTCTCAGCGATCCGGCGACTTCACGACAAATATCATTTCTTTAGTGCACGCAGAATAGCATACACGGTGGGTTTTCTATTTTGCCACACGAAGGTACGGTGGTTTCTCTACATTACCGCATTTTGtgatcttaaaataaaaatccatGGAGCAAACCAGGACGAGACTTCTATTAATATTAATAGAGTCCGTCAATCTCGTGactcaaaggaaaaaaaaaaaaatcaagcacgTGAAGAGGCCATTCGCTCACATCCTCACTTCTTCCTCGTCAACTATTTCTCTATCCAACTTTTTTTTTGTCGTCAAACTCTCTCCCCCTCCTccaagatcaaaataatttataatatatatcaaaaaattaataaatatatattatctcaatatatactatatattaatatatattataatctaaaaattatatattaataaatctaAATGTACACTAGATGATTATTTTATTAGATATATACCATTTGCTAATATAATATATACTAATGATcgttatattttgaaaattatatatcaatttatttgaaaGTATATATTGGGATGCTGGATAGCTATTTTGCTGGGTGTGGATCATATGATCATGTATTATCTATtgataaatatcatattttaaatttttaaataaattatattttcgaTTTCGGAACAAagtcagatttttttaaataatctttAAACTATAAAAACGTAAACTTTAGTCCTCCAATTATCTAAATCAGTTTAATATTGCCCTTAGGTGCGATTTTGGTGATTCTTTTTTACTGAAATCTGATGTGGTAAAATTCGATGTCTATGTGGAGTATCTTTGCTTGTATGGCTAAGCCACATCATTTTTTTCTTCGTTATTTTAATccatatcttcttcttcttctctaaacaCTAAAATCTCtaatatttcttcttcttcaaatctttatcttCTTCCCTAAATTTTCATCTTCCATCTCTCTTTTCTCATTCCCAAAATCTCAACGGAAAGAACTGAGCAAAGAAACTGATGCCGGCTTGGCAGGAGGCATTGGGAGCAGACGATGAGAGATGAATGAAGGAGAAGAACCGAGCAAAGGAGGATGGGGCCATGGAgggaaagatatttttttttcttttttcattggaATTTTGgggatgagaaaaagagaaatggaAGATGAAAGATTTGAAAAAGGATGGATAGGAGAGTTTAGTGAGATGGAGTAgtgagaaataaagaaaaatggtttagagagaggaggagaatggGGCTGGCCATAGAGGGAAGGGGTTCCTTCTTTCTTTTAACCTTCTATTGAGATTTTGggaatgagaaaaagagaaataggagATGAGGATTTGGGAAAGAAGATGAACGAGATTTTGGGAATGAGAAAAGAGAGATGGGAGATGAGAGATTTGAGGAAGTAGATGAAATTtggagaagaagatagagatttgcaaAGATGAGACATTAGACATTTTGGTATTTGGGAAAGAAGAAGATGACAtagcttaaaataaataagaagaataTGATGTGGCTTAGTTATGCAAGAAAAAGATATTCCATATAGGCATCGGGTTTTGCCACATCGGATTTTGGTAAGAAAAACCATTGAAATTGATCCTGAGGCCAACATTAAATCGATTCAAATAGTTGGAGACTAAAGTTTAGGATTTTATAGTTCATGAATTATTTAAGAAAATCTGACTTAGTTCAGAGATCAAGAAtataattaccttaatttttttctcaatttactTAAAAGTGTGTATTGAGTTAATACTAGACGTGTATGAAAGAAAATTACAATATATATCTAGAAGCGATGAGTATATACGACCTAGCTGTATGTTATGTATTAATCACACTATGTTTTAGAAAGTATATATCGATTTGTGTAAAGGCTTGTATTAGGATGTAAGATGACAATTTTACTGTACATATTATTTGACCATATAATGCATATTGATGAATATCATTTTTTTGAAACTTGTGTACCagctaatttatatatatatatatatatgttaagaTGCTAGATTACTATTTTGTTAAGTATATATTATATGGCCGTATAGTGCGTATTAACAAATATCATGTTTTGGAAACAATAAATTGATTTATTTGAAGATGTATATAGAGATATTGGCTGACTATTTTATTATGTTTGTATCTATTATGTATTGATATATACTATATTTTGAACATCCTCCTAGAAAAAGAATTTATAGGACAAAAAGACTAGgatagagaaggagggagaatatgGATAAATAATCTCTCTTAatgcatatgattttttttaatttttaaatcacaAGAATGACATGCGTAGGTAAAAAAAACTttcaatctaatttaatttttagatttttgataattattataaaaatatgacaAAATAGAAAGTTCATTCCATACAATGTTATGTCGCATGCACCTAAAAAATTTTTGTTAGCAATTTCAGGCATTATCGATTCCTTGCGCTAGCGGATGGAAGAGAAAATCTTTGTGCATTGCGTGTGGTATAATAAAATTAACATAGAGTGCACCGCCCAATTTTATTGGAGCACGTAGCATATTTAATGATAGGACAGATATTTAATGccgttcaacttttttttttttcaattttcagtgatgaaaatatccttccctccatagaaaaaaaaaaaaattattttttgatgctTGTatgctttctgtgaatatattatgatatttaaataatatatatgactttctgtatttttataacatcctgaacaatatatatggttTTCTGATGTCatgtatgactttctatgaatatacataacatcctgaataatatatacgaCTTTCCAATACATTATATGCTTTctataagtatttatgatatactgaacaatatatataacttcttgtgaatatatatgatatcttgaacaatatatatggcttCTTAATGCCTTATATATTTCTTATGAGTATATATGACATCCGAAataatatatgacttcctatgaatatatatgatatcttgaataatatatatgattcgtgtgaatatatatgatatcctgaacaaCATATATGACTTCATGTATCTTTATATATCTTGTTGTTATTATAACCAATATAAAGTCATATAAAGcattaggaagtcatatatactgttcagaatatcatatatattgacagaaagtcatataagacattaaaaattatatatattgttcaaaatatcatatatattcacaagaaagcAAATAggtattagaaagtcatatatattattcagaatgtcatatatattcataagaagttaTGTATATtgctcaggatgtcatatatacttacaagaagtcatataaagtattaggaagtcatatatattgttcaggatgtcataaagacataaaaaattatgtatattattcaagatattattatatatttataagaagtcatataagatatcaaaaataataatattattttttttattctagagaagaaaaaatatttttttcattgaaaattaagaaaaaattgaacAATATTAGATGTTTATCTTATTATTAAATATGTTATGTGCTCTAATGTAATTAGATGATGTGctctatattaattttattataccATATGTCgtgcataaaaaattattcatggaCGGAACAGGGCTAAATACAGTTTCGACGAGACTGTATGCACGTTTCGAATGCTATGATCGATTTGCCGTCCATATCCCCCACATCAACAGAATCCACCGTTAAAACATTATCTCGCATATAGACATCTATGCCCACGCCCTCACAAAGCGGGTCCGTATAGAGCGAGAAAACGTGGCAGTGGTAATTTTGACATTACAATTAAGTTCCAGGGGCATTTGTTTCCTGTAAACCATATATAAGTTTCTGTCCTACTTTCCATTCCAATTCTTTCCTCCGCTGAAAACTCCGAGCGGAAGAAGACGAGACCAGGAAACCGTAGAAAAAGGGACTAAAATTTGCCGTGAAAAACCCTAATTTCGCCCTATAATTCCCCTCCCTCGGCTGATGCGGAGGCGATGGGGGCGCTGGTCTCCTGCTTCTCTGCCGCGGAGGAGACCAAACGGCCACGGGCTCCCCGCCGGCGCTCGGCCGTGAACGTCCCGCCCGCGGCGGCCGGGGGGATCGGGTCCAGCGAGTGGTGGAGCAAGGGGCGGGTGGGAAGGAAGGAGCGGGCCGAGGAGGCCCTGATCCACGAGCAGGCcctggcggcggcggcggcgctgCTCGCCCAGCAGAACGGCGGAGCCCTGCCCTTCGACCGGTCGTCTTCGCTGCGGTACCCGAGCCACGGGCAGAAGAAGCCGGCGCTGCCGAGGAGCTCGAGCTCGCGTGCAAGGTCGCTCACCGATCCGGTCGTCCAGCCCCAACAGCTCGTCCATCAGGTGAGCTGAATGCGTTGCCCCCAATTCTCTATTCTTCTTATCATCAgatgataaattttgatttttttttgtcgaAAAGTTTTGTTTTTGTTAGTCTTGAATTCTAATTGAAGTAAAAATATGATTTTGTTGTACCTTTGAAGCATTattataattaagaaaaaaagagagattttcttttttcttttttctggtcTGCTGCATTTTATTACTGTCTTTTGAACTAAATTCTACGATttcgaaccttttttttttttttttttttaacttaggcgttttttttttgtttattttcccGGGGATCGGGCTGATTATTACCGCATACCTTAGCTTACCTCTGTTTGAAAAggcattttaaatgataaaatttggaatatcctttttttaatttttcataaccGGTATTGGCCGGCAGAAGAGTTCATATTTTGGGAAAGGTAGGGAGGCAGCTTGCAGAAATGTCGTGGAGTATAATATGCATGGAAAATGACCTTCGGGCAAGTAGGTTAGTCTTATGCGTATTTTCTTGCCACATGCTACTTAGCATGgactttttctatttttatgaagaCTGCATTATTGCATTAGAATTTAGAAGACAGCCCATTTAGCTAATGCAGAGAATCTCGTGCATTATATTTTCTGTATTTTAGCTAATTGATTGATAGATTCATTCTTGTTGGTTTTTTAATTGCTGATCAATAGTCAAAAAGTGATATCATTGAACCTGATATTTTGACCCAATTACGTAGCCATGTTTTGTTAGAGATGCAACTGTCTGGTGATATGCTCGTCAGGATCAATTCTAGACTGCTGATGCCTCTTTCGAAGTCTGTTAGTTATTTGTTAATGTTTGTAACAAAACAATCTTACTTTTGTCATAGTTTCCATTGGCTCCAATGTCTTTCTCACTTTCTTTAGAAAACTGGGAATTCTCATTATTTTTAGTCTCAAATGCTCTATTGTAAAACGTGAGGGTATTCTTGTCACTCTCTTTTTCAGGTGCAGTAGTTTTGTtgcctttttattttttcagagtaATTTTACTACTTAGATCACTCGAGAAGAATAGAATGCGAGTAAATTCTACTACTGTTTTATCATTTGATTTTAAAAGATAAAGTATTAATATTAGGGTGGCATATGCTTTTTAGTTTGGAGAGacctttccttttattttttatttttctaagtatTGGATTTCCATTCAATGTTTGGTTGCAAGCCTTATCACATTTCTACATGGCTTTCATTAATTTTTACTGTTAAAGGAGGCCGACACCCTGCTAATGTATACTCACTGATTTTACACTAATTTCTTTACTTCAATGAAGTGGAGGGTCCATTCAGGCTGAAGGCTTTCAGTtggtcttttttattttattttagaagcTTTCATTCTTCTCTCTTGATTTTGCAGCAGTGAGAATAAATCCATTACGTATCTATGTCACTGTTCATACAACCATTTCATGGTACTCTTTTGCTACTTTTTATGTAAACATGCTTTAATTCTGTTTTATTTACTTCCGCTTGCTTTTAAACCATGTTTTTGCATCTATTTGATATGTTTGATTTTTTCGGGGATCTCTTACTTATTGTGGACATCTTATCTTGTGGTCATTTAAGCTACTTGTATGAGCAGCGCCACATTCACTGTTTATTTTGTGTGCTCAAAATTATTGAAGTCATATGATCTTTTGTTCACCTGAACAGCTTGTTGTTGATGGACAAACACATGTTCACTGTAGCATTAAATATCCATAAGAATATAGATCAATCATGCAGAGTAAGTTTTTATTGTTCACCATCTGAAATGGCCTTCTTTTTCTCCATTTAGTATGTTAGATGTAGCTGTTCACTATACTTGGCCCAGAAGGATCTTTCTCTACTGCTTGGGCTTCCTGCCTCATCCTTCTCTAATAGATTTTCATGAGGATAATTGATCGGGTCTTATAATGTTATCATTCATGATGCTTGACAATAGAAATCTTTTCATGGGTGGTTAGTCCTTGTCCTTCTTCATGATAAGCCCCTGAGGCACCTTTTTCTCTAACCTATTGATAATATGGACATTGTCCCTACTTTTTATTTGAGAGAAAAGGAGGTGAGCTGATCCCATCTAAACAGCCTCATGAATCACCACCTCTACCACTGAAAAGAAATAAGGCACCAGAATGTCATATGATAAAGTAAAGATGTAATGAATTATTCATAAATTTTCCTCTCTTTAATCTTCAACTTTCTTATCTTGACTTCCAAAGAACTTATTGATCTTCTTATGAAGCAGGATCTGAAGATTGACAATTTGGAGACCAACCATTTTGTTCTTGTTCATGGAGGTGGTTTTGGTGCTTGGTGCTGGTACAAAACTATAGCTCTTTTGGAAGACAGTGGATTTAAAGTCAATGCTGTAGATCTCACAGGTTCTGGAATCCATTCTTTTGATACAAACAAAATCACAAGTCTCCCTGAATATGTACGGCCACTTACTAGTTTCCTTGAAACTCTTGGCGATGGAGAGAAGGTTTGTTCATCTCATTTTCATACAATATCTTGCATTTCTATGGTCTATATCATAAGATATGATGGGTTTAGAATGCTTTAGTTAACAAAGAAATCACTTAATTGGTATAGTGACATTGGATGCTGCTTCTAAATGACACTGCATTGACTATTCTCTGAAGAGGGCAATTTTTATgacaacaaaatatataaaaccaTCCTAAATAACTGTGATATCAGCTGGCTATGGTCATGCCTGCAGATGACATTCATAAGGTGCAGACAAAATATTGACTGCATATTGTTTAAATTATATCTCTAAGGTCAATATTGAATGCTTGGTTGAACAACTGCAGTATTCTTTCCTgtccttttttttataaaaaaaaaaataataaatccttGTGCTGTTCTATCTTTAATGCAACAAAGTTGTTTCATAGACAAAGGCATGAATGCATGTATGATTTACCATCCTCGTGGAGGACTTGGACCTAACCTATTATTCTGAGGAGTTGGTGTTTCATCATTGAACAGCCATGAGAAACATGCACATTTGGTGTGTATAATTATATTATCAATTGGAATAAGTTATGAAACATTGCTGTCAGGAAAGTAAGAAATAGGTGCCTgcatatatatcatatatttcTCTAACTTTTATCATTTCCAGGAAAGGTAATTATTCTGATAGACCATAACATTGCCCACAGCAAATATTGAGATGTTCTGAAGGAGGCTTTCATTAATGCATTTTGAGATCTACTTTTGTTATGGAGAGAATGTTTTTCTGTAAAGCAAGCTATTTAGCATTTGATATATATGTCCATATAAAATCAGCTAGTCCTTGGTTCGTTTAACCCTAGATTCATAGGTTTGTAAATAAATTGTGTATTCACAGTACTACAATTAACAAATTGTTTTGCATCTTAACCTTTAGAAAAGGCTTTCTCCTATCAATATGTGGTCAGATTTGTAGATCAAGGTGCAAAATTGATCACATTACTGTGACCAAGTTCAACTTAGAGTTAACTCTCTGAATTGGCAACAGATGTTAGGAAAACCTAGTAATTCTATGTTGGGGGTGCCTTATATGGTCCCCCACTAAACTTGGAAAGATTCTAGACAAAGAGGAAAAAAAGTCATGTTGAAAATGACTCTTAGAATCCGCTAATTGCATTCAAGGATGACTCTTCTGTTATGATATGTTGTGCCGCTTGGTAATCATAGCAGTTGTGCTGTCATTTGATGTTACTTTTTGGAACTTCACTAATTTCACAttgacattaatcaaaagattatttcttaatattttattttcttatccTTGTTCATATATAACTGCTGCTGTGAAAATTATGTGAACCTTGTGGCTTTAAGAGGTGGAGAAATTATACCAGCCTTCTAACTACTGGAATTCAGGActtattttgattttataatgTCTTGTTTCCTTTTCTTCATCGAACACTGCTAATGTTGTGAAATCATGCAGACATTATGGTCTAAAGAGATGTTAAACATTGCTAGCAAAGTCATCCCAGTCATCCAATTCTGGAATTTAAAACCACCAGTTGGGATAGAGTTGATTGCATAATATGTTGTTTTGATTTGGTCATGATTAGTTTTGCCTACAATGCTGGTTCTAATTCTTATTTGAAGCATGAGATGTCGGGAAAGGATGCACAAAGAAAGTCCTTTCCAAAAACTTTATATGAATGAGCCTAGATAAACTTTATAAAAGATGATGCAAGGACGTTACATATTC
This genomic window from Elaeis guineensis isolate ETL-2024a chromosome 13, EG11, whole genome shotgun sequence contains:
- the LOC105056080 gene encoding putative methylesterase 11, chloroplastic, which translates into the protein MGALVSCFSAAEETKRPRAPRRRSAVNVPPAAAGGIGSSEWWSKGRVGRKERAEEALIHEQALAAAAALLAQQNGGALPFDRSSSLRYPSHGQKKPALPRSSSSRARSLTDPVVQPQQLVHQDLKIDNLETNHFVLVHGGGFGAWCWYKTIALLEDSGFKVNAVDLTGSGIHSFDTNKITSLPEYVRPLTSFLETLGDGEKVILVGHDFGGASISYAMEMFPSKIAKAVFLCAAMLTSGQSTLDMFSQQVSIHPCNTNDLMRQAQIFVYGNGNDRPPTAIDLDKSSLKELLFNQSPAKDVALALVSMRTIPFAPVLEKLSLTDENYGSVRRFYIETPEDNAIPLSLQQSMCGATPPERVFRLKGSDHSPFFSKPQALNKLLVEISKIGSPQVQ